A window of the Bacteroides thetaiotaomicron VPI-5482 genome harbors these coding sequences:
- a CDS encoding efflux RND transporter periplasmic adaptor subunit: MNWNKFLPCILFGSLLGACSGKGEQPKVEPTTLCLTDSLLRIVSVDTVHVCEVVDELTLNGRVTFNQDQVANVYPMFGGTVTELRAEIGDFVHKGEVLAVIRSGEVADYEKQLKEAEQQLLLARRNMDATQDMYTSGMASDKDVLQAKQELATAEAEERRIKEIFSIYHFSGNAFYQLKSPVSGFIVEKQISRDMQLRPDQGDALFTISGLSDVWVMADVYESDISKVSEGADVRISTLAYPERTFTGTIDKAYHLLDSESKTMNVRIKLKNEDYLLKPGMFTNVSVKCKAEDTSMPRIDSHALVFEGGKNYVVTVEPDQRLKIKEVDVYKQLSKECYVRSGLSEGDRVLNNNVLLVYNALNAD, from the coding sequence ATGAACTGGAATAAATTTCTTCCTTGTATATTGTTTGGCAGCCTTTTGGGAGCATGCTCCGGAAAAGGAGAACAACCCAAAGTAGAACCGACTACACTATGCCTGACGGACAGCCTGCTGAGAATCGTATCCGTCGATACCGTGCACGTCTGTGAAGTGGTAGATGAACTGACATTGAATGGACGGGTCACTTTCAATCAGGATCAGGTGGCAAATGTGTATCCGATGTTCGGAGGAACCGTGACGGAACTGCGTGCCGAAATAGGAGACTTTGTTCACAAAGGAGAAGTGCTGGCAGTGATCCGTAGCGGGGAAGTGGCGGATTATGAGAAACAATTGAAAGAAGCTGAACAACAACTCTTGCTGGCCCGGCGGAACATGGATGCCACACAGGATATGTACACTTCCGGCATGGCATCGGATAAAGATGTACTTCAGGCCAAGCAGGAACTGGCAACTGCGGAAGCGGAAGAAAGACGAATCAAAGAAATATTCTCCATTTATCACTTCTCCGGAAATGCTTTTTATCAGCTCAAATCTCCCGTATCAGGCTTTATTGTGGAAAAGCAGATTAGCAGGGATATGCAGCTGCGCCCCGACCAGGGGGATGCGCTGTTTACGATTTCCGGTCTGTCCGATGTATGGGTGATGGCGGATGTGTATGAAAGTGATATTAGTAAGGTTTCCGAGGGAGCTGATGTCCGTATCTCGACTTTGGCATATCCGGAAAGGACATTTACAGGTACGATCGACAAGGCCTATCACCTGTTGGACAGTGAAAGTAAGACAATGAACGTACGCATCAAACTGAAAAACGAGGATTACTTGCTGAAGCCGGGTATGTTTACAAACGTGAGCGTGAAGTGTAAAGCGGAAGATACTTCCATGCCTCGTATCGACTCCCATGCGCTGGTGTTCGAGGGAGGAAAGAATTATGTGGTCACAGTAGAGCCTGACCAGCGTCTGAAGATAAAGGAAGTAGACGTTTACAAACAGTTGAGCAAGGAATGTTATGTCCGTTCCGGTCTTTCCGAAGGAGACAGGGTACTGAATAATAATGTATTGTTAGTGTATAATGCTTTGAATGCGGATTAA
- a CDS encoding TolC family protein, with amino-acid sequence MNRAFLFLLFLLLAGKMCAQQVAGTLTLKEAEQRFLERNLSLIAERYNIDMAQAQVLQAKLFENPVISLEQNVYNRLNGKYFDFGKEGEAVVEIEQVIHLAGQRNKQVRLEKINKEIAEYQFEEVMRTLRQELNEKFVEVYFLSKSIAIYEKEVNSLQVLLGGMKIQQEKGNISLMEISRLESMLFSLRKEKNERENDLLTTRGELNLLLNLPEDTQVQLSLDEEVLQQLDLSQLSFADLKAIINERPDQKIARSTVNASRANLKLQKSMAFPEFSVKGNYDRVGNFINDYFAIGVSLSVPIFNRNQGNIKAARFSIQQAGVQQEYAANRADMELFTAYTSLEKATQLYQSTNMDLERNFEKLITGVNENFTRKNISLLEFIDYYDSYKETCIQLYEIKKNVFLAMENLNTVVGQNVLNY; translated from the coding sequence ATGAACAGAGCATTTTTATTTTTACTATTTCTTCTATTGGCAGGAAAGATGTGTGCGCAACAGGTTGCAGGCACATTGACACTGAAAGAAGCAGAGCAGCGTTTTTTAGAGCGCAATTTATCGTTGATAGCCGAGCGGTACAATATCGACATGGCACAGGCGCAGGTATTACAAGCCAAATTGTTTGAAAATCCGGTCATTTCGCTGGAACAGAATGTCTACAACCGATTGAACGGGAAGTATTTTGATTTTGGAAAAGAAGGGGAAGCTGTTGTTGAAATAGAACAGGTGATCCATCTTGCCGGTCAGCGGAACAAGCAAGTCCGGCTGGAAAAAATCAATAAGGAAATAGCTGAATACCAGTTTGAAGAAGTAATGCGGACGCTCCGTCAGGAATTGAATGAAAAGTTTGTAGAAGTCTACTTTCTTTCTAAGTCCATTGCCATCTATGAAAAGGAAGTAAATTCCCTGCAAGTACTTTTGGGCGGAATGAAAATTCAGCAGGAAAAGGGAAACATCTCTTTAATGGAAATTTCCCGTCTGGAATCCATGCTCTTCTCCTTGAGGAAAGAGAAGAACGAACGGGAGAATGATTTACTGACTACCAGGGGAGAACTGAATTTATTACTGAACCTTCCGGAAGATACACAAGTTCAACTCTCATTAGACGAAGAAGTACTGCAACAACTGGACCTGTCGCAATTATCATTTGCAGACCTGAAAGCAATCATCAATGAACGGCCCGACCAAAAGATTGCCCGAAGCACAGTGAATGCCTCCCGTGCAAATCTGAAACTACAGAAGTCAATGGCCTTTCCCGAGTTCTCTGTGAAAGGGAATTATGACCGTGTAGGAAACTTTATCAATGACTATTTCGCGATAGGAGTAAGCCTGTCCGTACCTATCTTCAACCGTAATCAGGGAAATATCAAAGCAGCCCGCTTCAGTATCCAGCAGGCGGGAGTGCAGCAGGAATATGCTGCCAATCGTGCCGATATGGAACTCTTCACCGCTTATACGTCTCTGGAGAAAGCGACTCAACTCTATCAATCCACTAATATGGACCTGGAACGTAACTTCGAGAAATTGATCACAGGAGTCAATGAGAATTTCACCAGAAAGAATATCAGCCTGCTGGAATTTATCGACTATTATGACAGCTATAAAGAAACCTGTATCCAACTATACGAGATAAAGAAAAACGTATTTCTCGCTATGGAAAACCTGAATACAGTTGTCGGACAAAATGTATTGAACTACTAA